In Aquiflexum balticum DSM 16537, a single genomic region encodes these proteins:
- a CDS encoding ATP-dependent DNA ligase, giving the protein MKQFADLFTSLDQSNKISDKLEALKNYFQYAQDEDRLWTIALFTHKRPKRQVNTKLLRQWCCELAGIPDWLFEESYQTVGDLAETLSLLLPLKTKTDDRSLSYWINYLVDMEKSDEAEKKKKILYAWDVMDKDERFIFTKIITGGFRVGVSQNLITQAVADAFEMKKTEVAHRIMGDWQPGKITFQELIQSKNISDDLSRPYPFFLAHPIDRVLEELGQIEDWQIEWKWDGIRGQIINRRGQIFIWSRGEELVTEKFPELLDMASLLPENSVLDGEILSFGDNGPLSFSILQTRIGRKNITNKVLREAPVSFIAYDLLELNGHDLRTLTLSQRRKKLEEIALHIENRKLKLSPLVTSENWAELQQLHSKSREMMAEGFMLKRKNSPYEVGRKRGHWWKWKIEPLTIDGVMIYAQKGHGRRANLYSDYTLAVWEGEMLVPFAKAYSGLTDAEIKEVDKYVKQNTKERFGPVRTVKPGLVFEIAFEGIQESPRHKSGIALRFPRIQRWRKDKPIEEANTLDELKALLLVYGG; this is encoded by the coding sequence ATGAAGCAATTTGCAGATCTTTTTACTTCTCTGGATCAAAGCAATAAAATTTCTGATAAGCTTGAAGCGCTCAAAAATTATTTCCAATATGCACAGGATGAGGACAGACTCTGGACGATTGCCTTGTTTACCCACAAAAGACCCAAAAGACAAGTAAATACAAAGTTACTGAGACAATGGTGCTGCGAATTGGCAGGAATACCCGATTGGTTATTTGAAGAGTCCTATCAGACAGTTGGAGATTTAGCCGAAACGTTGTCACTTCTTTTACCCTTGAAAACAAAAACTGATGACCGTTCTCTGAGCTATTGGATCAATTATCTGGTAGATATGGAAAAATCAGATGAAGCCGAAAAAAAGAAAAAAATCCTTTATGCATGGGATGTAATGGATAAAGATGAACGGTTTATCTTCACCAAAATAATTACCGGAGGATTTCGGGTCGGTGTAAGTCAAAATCTGATCACTCAAGCTGTGGCAGATGCATTTGAAATGAAAAAGACAGAAGTTGCCCACAGGATTATGGGAGATTGGCAACCGGGAAAAATCACTTTCCAAGAGTTGATCCAATCAAAAAATATTTCCGATGATCTTTCCAGACCATATCCCTTCTTTCTTGCACATCCCATTGACAGAGTTTTAGAAGAACTCGGACAAATTGAAGATTGGCAGATAGAATGGAAATGGGATGGTATAAGAGGTCAGATTATCAATAGAAGGGGGCAGATTTTTATTTGGTCAAGAGGCGAAGAATTGGTCACAGAAAAATTCCCTGAATTGCTGGATATGGCTTCCCTCCTCCCTGAAAACAGCGTATTGGATGGTGAAATACTATCTTTTGGAGATAATGGGCCTCTGTCTTTCTCGATATTACAAACCCGAATCGGAAGAAAAAACATCACCAACAAAGTACTTCGCGAGGCACCGGTGAGTTTTATTGCTTATGACTTGTTGGAATTAAACGGCCATGACCTCAGAACATTGACTTTAAGTCAAAGAAGAAAAAAGCTGGAAGAAATTGCCCTTCACATCGAAAACAGAAAACTGAAGCTTTCACCTTTGGTAACTTCTGAAAACTGGGCAGAACTTCAGCAGCTTCATTCCAAATCCAGGGAAATGATGGCAGAAGGCTTTATGCTTAAGCGAAAAAATTCTCCCTATGAAGTGGGAAGGAAGCGTGGGCATTGGTGGAAATGGAAAATTGAACCTTTGACAATAGATGGTGTGATGATTTACGCCCAAAAAGGACACGGCAGAAGGGCAAACTTATATTCAGATTATACTTTGGCTGTTTGGGAAGGAGAAATGCTTGTCCCCTTCGCTAAAGCTTATTCCGGTCTCACTGATGCTGAAATCAAAGAGGTAGACAAATATGTCAAACAAAATACCAAAGAAAGATTCGGCCCTGTCCGCACGGTCAAACCAGGTTTGGTTTTTGAAATCGCTTTTGAAGGCATTCAGGAAAGTCCCCGCCATAAGTCAGGAATTGCACTACGTTTTCCCAGAATTCAAAGATGGAGGAAGGACAAACCAATTGAGGAAGCCAATACTTTGGATGAATTAAAAGCTTTACTTTTAGTATATGGAGGATAA
- a CDS encoding ligase-associated DNA damage response DEXH box helicase — MEDNIQEIAFNYFSEKGWKPFEFQVQTWNDYLAGKSGLLNAPTGSGKTFALWFPVILEYIRNHPHDWRKPQKSGIQLIWVTPLRALAQDIQKAMQEVCDQIGLPWKVAVRNGDTDSKTKQSQFKNPPECLVTTPETLHILLAQKDNSLIFQNLKTIVIDEWHELVGNKRGVQVQLALSYIQSISINPIRTWGISATIGNLEEAAAILLGENIPVHIVRSQIKKNIRLKTVYPDELEKYPWSGHLGLKLIDKVIDVIEKHQSLLLFTNTRAQTEIWYQQIMEERPDWAGWIAMHHGSLDQQVRTWVEDALHHGKLKCVVCTSSLDLGVDFRPVDAVIQVGSPKGVARFVQRAGRSGHQPGMPSEIYFVPTHSLELIEAAALRSAIDNGEMENIHSPQLAFDVLIQFLVTIAVGEGFKPEALFSIVKNTYSFKNLTPEEFDWTISFITKGGSSLSGYEEFSKVEADEEGVFRIKDIKAAMRHRLSMGTIVSDPMLKVRFKNGTYLGMIEEYFFSKLKPGDRFFFSGRNLEFVAIREMSAIVQLSKKKSSNTPSYMGGRISLTSKLATKIREILEDADKGIFASGEAVYVSPLLQLQNRLSLIPDRNTFLIEKNISKDGYHVFFYPFEGRLVHEILGALIAYRISVSYPISLSIAMNDYGFELLSDVPIPIEDLLEEDLFTEKNLAEDIISCINESEMAKRKFRDVATIAGLIFQGFPGKQVKFKHLQANSGILYGVFEDYDPDNLLLRQAHHEVLNMQMEKNKILEAIQKINKQQIILKSPGQFTPFSFPIMVDRLRATLTSESLEDRIAKMRAFLED, encoded by the coding sequence ATGGAGGATAATATCCAAGAAATTGCTTTCAACTATTTTTCTGAGAAAGGGTGGAAACCCTTTGAATTCCAAGTCCAAACCTGGAATGATTATCTGGCAGGAAAATCAGGACTGCTTAATGCCCCTACCGGAAGCGGGAAAACATTTGCATTATGGTTTCCTGTGATCCTGGAATACATCCGAAATCATCCCCATGATTGGAGAAAACCTCAAAAATCCGGAATTCAATTGATTTGGGTTACGCCTTTAAGAGCACTTGCACAGGACATCCAAAAGGCTATGCAGGAAGTCTGTGACCAAATTGGGCTTCCTTGGAAAGTCGCCGTGAGAAATGGTGACACCGACAGCAAAACCAAACAATCACAATTTAAAAATCCCCCGGAATGTCTGGTCACTACACCTGAAACCCTACATATCCTTCTTGCACAAAAAGACAATTCGCTGATCTTTCAAAATCTCAAAACCATTGTAATTGATGAATGGCATGAATTGGTGGGAAATAAACGAGGAGTCCAGGTTCAACTGGCTTTGAGTTATATTCAAAGTATCTCAATTAATCCGATCAGAACTTGGGGGATATCTGCTACTATTGGGAATTTAGAAGAAGCTGCCGCTATTCTATTGGGTGAGAATATCCCGGTTCATATCGTTCGATCCCAAATCAAGAAAAACATTCGGCTGAAAACTGTTTATCCAGATGAGTTGGAGAAATATCCCTGGTCAGGTCACTTGGGTTTGAAGTTGATTGACAAGGTCATTGATGTAATAGAAAAGCATCAGTCCCTTTTGTTGTTTACCAATACCCGAGCACAAACCGAAATTTGGTATCAACAAATCATGGAAGAAAGACCTGATTGGGCCGGATGGATAGCCATGCATCATGGTTCTTTGGACCAACAGGTTCGGACTTGGGTTGAAGATGCCCTTCACCATGGAAAGTTAAAATGTGTAGTCTGCACCTCTAGCTTGGACTTGGGAGTGGATTTCAGGCCTGTAGATGCGGTGATTCAGGTTGGAAGTCCAAAAGGTGTTGCAAGATTTGTACAAAGGGCAGGTCGCTCGGGACATCAACCGGGAATGCCAAGCGAGATATATTTTGTACCAACCCATTCATTGGAATTGATTGAAGCTGCTGCATTAAGAAGTGCCATTGATAATGGTGAAATGGAAAACATCCATTCTCCACAACTGGCTTTTGATGTCTTAATTCAGTTTCTGGTCACAATTGCTGTTGGTGAAGGATTTAAACCAGAGGCCCTTTTTTCTATTGTCAAAAATACTTATTCATTTAAAAATCTGACCCCAGAGGAATTTGACTGGACCATTTCATTTATTACAAAGGGCGGAAGTTCTTTGAGTGGATATGAGGAATTTTCAAAGGTTGAAGCAGATGAAGAGGGAGTTTTTCGAATCAAAGACATAAAAGCCGCCATGCGCCACAGGCTTTCCATGGGTACAATCGTCAGTGACCCCATGTTGAAAGTGCGATTCAAAAACGGTACTTACCTTGGAATGATTGAGGAATATTTTTTTTCAAAGTTAAAACCTGGCGACCGCTTCTTTTTTTCAGGGAGAAACCTGGAATTTGTAGCCATAAGGGAAATGAGTGCCATCGTCCAACTTTCCAAAAAGAAAAGCAGCAACACTCCTTCCTATATGGGTGGAAGAATTTCTTTGACATCCAAACTTGCTACAAAGATCCGGGAGATATTAGAGGATGCCGATAAGGGTATTTTTGCCTCCGGGGAGGCTGTTTATGTTTCGCCTTTACTTCAACTTCAAAATAGGTTGTCTTTGATTCCCGATAGAAATACCTTTTTGATTGAAAAGAATATTTCCAAAGACGGCTATCATGTTTTTTTCTATCCTTTTGAAGGTAGGTTGGTTCATGAAATTCTCGGGGCATTGATAGCCTATAGGATTTCGGTCAGCTACCCTATCAGCTTAAGTATTGCCATGAATGATTATGGGTTTGAATTACTCTCGGATGTTCCTATTCCTATAGAAGATCTTTTGGAAGAAGATTTATTCACCGAAAAAAATCTGGCAGAGGATATCATCTCCTGCATCAATGAAAGTGAAATGGCCAAAAGGAAGTTCAGGGACGTAGCTACTATAGCAGGTTTGATTTTCCAGGGATTTCCCGGAAAGCAGGTAAAATTCAAACATCTTCAGGCAAATTCGGGAATTTTGTATGGTGTTTTTGAAGATTATGATCCGGACAACCTGCTGTTGAGACAGGCCCATCATGAGGTTTTGAATATGCAGATGGAAAAAAACAAAATCCTTGAAGCTATTCAAAAAATAAACAAACAACAGATAATTCTAAAATCACCTGGACAGTTCACTCCTTTTTCATTTCCCATTATGGTCGACCGCCTGAGGGCAACACTTACTTCAGAATCTCTGGAAGACAGAATCGCCAAAATGAGGGCTTTTTTGGAAGATTAA
- a CDS encoding tetratricopeptide repeat-containing sensor histidine kinase, whose translation MYNLTIKVKFLLLLFLIFAFRNESLVSQSFDVSQKAENILAQYQNAKSDRLKLDLISQLVRVIHYTDSAQKYYPEAIRLARLVGDAELEAQNLNRLGVYYRNMNLQEEALKLYEEALSISKNADIPVQIGHSLNNIGQIFFYQDQFQESLNYYLEAEKKFLEIGDKEGLAYNYNGMSLVLAEIRDFEQALETINKAIKIREELGNERQLTVSKFNRADILMSMGDYANAEPDIMNLYDYGMANDKIRAINALEKLVELKLKTYRFSQAVTYAKEAMVLHDEKPFSESIIEIYQMMYQYFFDRGNTIESKKYLSLLESERNRLNEIKTKNYLAGLTIKKQRDEIASLQREKELMEINDRFKFYLSIVLFLLAFAMFVAFSIYYRYYLKQKENLIQLKEKQKQIEAQANELDRLNIVKDKIFSILAHDLKAPMDSLWGMIKLIDEENLTQSEFEEYLPILSQNLGNNSILLENLLIWSRSQMKGMNVQISRINLFKLVEENIRFLLSSGFYKGQVVENYVAENIEVEADKNMIDIVFRNLLTNALKFTKEGDQIIVDIKESDNVYTVCVSDQGTGISEEGLKKLFGKDFHSTNGTHQEKGTGLGLILTKELVQKNKGEIWAESTLGMGSTFCFTLPKM comes from the coding sequence ATGTACAACTTAACCATTAAAGTCAAATTTCTCCTTTTATTGTTTTTGATTTTTGCTTTTAGAAATGAAAGCCTAGTATCCCAAAGCTTTGACGTCAGTCAAAAAGCTGAAAATATTCTAGCGCAATACCAAAATGCAAAAAGTGATAGGTTGAAACTTGACCTTATATCCCAATTGGTAAGAGTAATTCATTACACCGATTCTGCTCAAAAATACTATCCCGAAGCCATAAGGTTAGCTAGATTGGTCGGAGACGCCGAGCTAGAAGCCCAAAATCTCAATAGACTTGGAGTCTATTATAGGAATATGAATCTTCAGGAAGAGGCATTGAAACTATATGAAGAAGCGTTGAGCATCAGTAAAAATGCCGATATTCCTGTGCAGATCGGTCATTCACTGAATAATATTGGGCAGATATTTTTTTATCAAGATCAGTTTCAGGAGTCATTGAATTATTACCTCGAGGCAGAAAAAAAATTCCTTGAAATCGGGGATAAGGAAGGATTGGCCTACAATTACAATGGAATGAGTCTTGTACTGGCTGAGATACGGGATTTTGAACAAGCACTGGAAACCATTAACAAAGCCATTAAAATCCGTGAAGAACTTGGCAATGAAAGACAGCTGACTGTTTCAAAATTCAACAGGGCAGACATCCTCATGTCCATGGGGGATTATGCAAATGCAGAACCTGACATCATGAACCTTTATGATTACGGGATGGCCAATGATAAAATCAGGGCCATCAATGCACTTGAAAAACTGGTGGAATTAAAATTGAAAACGTACAGGTTTTCACAAGCTGTCACTTACGCTAAAGAAGCGATGGTGCTTCATGATGAAAAACCGTTTTCAGAATCAATAATTGAAATCTATCAGATGATGTATCAATATTTTTTTGATAGAGGAAATACCATTGAATCAAAAAAATATTTGAGCCTTTTGGAATCTGAAAGAAACAGACTTAATGAAATCAAAACCAAAAATTACTTAGCAGGGCTTACCATCAAAAAACAGAGGGATGAAATTGCAAGCTTACAAAGGGAAAAGGAATTGATGGAAATCAATGACAGATTTAAGTTTTACCTTTCCATCGTTTTGTTTTTGTTGGCTTTTGCGATGTTTGTCGCTTTTTCAATTTATTATAGGTATTACCTCAAACAAAAAGAGAATTTAATCCAATTAAAAGAAAAGCAGAAACAGATAGAAGCCCAAGCTAATGAACTGGATAGATTGAATATTGTCAAAGATAAAATTTTCTCAATCTTAGCACATGACTTAAAGGCCCCAATGGATTCCTTGTGGGGCATGATAAAATTGATTGATGAGGAAAATTTGACTCAAAGTGAATTTGAAGAGTATTTACCTATCCTTTCGCAAAATCTTGGAAACAACTCCATTCTACTTGAAAATCTACTGATTTGGTCAAGAAGCCAAATGAAAGGAATGAATGTTCAAATTTCCAGAATTAATCTGTTTAAACTGGTAGAAGAGAATATCCGTTTCCTTTTGAGTTCAGGTTTTTATAAAGGGCAGGTTGTTGAAAATTATGTTGCAGAAAACATTGAAGTAGAAGCCGACAAAAACATGATTGATATTGTATTCAGAAACCTCTTGACCAATGCCCTGAAATTCACAAAAGAAGGTGATCAAATTATTGTGGATATCAAAGAATCAGACAATGTGTACACCGTTTGTGTTTCAGATCAGGGCACCGGGATTTCGGAAGAAGGTCTTAAAAAACTTTTTGGAAAGGATTTTCATTCTACCAACGGAACCCATCAGGAAAAGGGAACAGGACTTGGTCTTATTTTGACCAAAGAACTTGTACAAAAAAATAAGGGTGAGATTTGGGCTGAAAGTACCTTGGGAATGGGTTCTACATTCTGTTTTACTTTGCCAAAGATGTAG
- a CDS encoding TrkH family potassium uptake protein: MIHFKAIGKIMGALLMLFALLMLPGVGFAYYFESGDEMSLVSAIVVTFIVGLLLFFSFSKQDQNIRKREGYLIVSTSWILMSMFGMLPYLFSGTFTSFSDAIFETISGLTTTGATVLTDIEVTPKGILFWRSMTQWIGGLGIIVLTVAIFPLLGIGGIELFVAESPGPTSDKLHPRIRETAKRLWYVYLGLTITAGLLYFIGGMTFYDAVNHALTTMATGGFSTKNASMAYYTSPFIQYTAILFMFLAGTNFTVIYFGLTGKFERVWKSDEFKAYATVILVFAILLSFPIFHYSDQNYEKAFRDTLFQVVSLITTTGYVTADYTSYHIGLTLVFFMLLFFGGSAGSTSGGIKFVRHLTFVKNSWLEFKRIVHPRAVVPLKINGDRVTGKIITHIMNFLLIYLMIFVLGSIVMALMGYDILTSFGAVATCLGNVGPAIGKVGPMDNFSFFSGPAKIFLSFLMLLGRLELFTILILFTPYFWRAN, encoded by the coding sequence ATGATTCACTTCAAGGCGATTGGAAAAATAATGGGGGCATTGCTAATGCTTTTTGCCCTGTTGATGCTTCCCGGTGTCGGCTTTGCTTATTATTTTGAAAGCGGAGATGAAATGTCATTGGTATCAGCTATTGTGGTGACTTTTATTGTTGGTCTCCTTTTATTTTTTTCCTTCTCCAAACAGGATCAAAATATTAGAAAACGAGAGGGGTATTTGATTGTCTCCACAAGTTGGATTTTGATGTCCATGTTTGGGATGTTGCCATATTTATTCAGTGGCACATTTACAAGCTTCAGTGATGCCATATTTGAAACTATTTCAGGTCTTACTACTACCGGTGCCACTGTTCTTACAGATATCGAAGTTACTCCCAAAGGGATTCTTTTTTGGAGAAGTATGACACAATGGATTGGTGGTTTGGGTATCATAGTTTTAACTGTAGCTATATTTCCCCTTTTGGGTATTGGCGGTATTGAGCTATTTGTAGCCGAATCACCTGGACCGACCTCTGATAAATTACATCCCAGGATAAGAGAAACCGCAAAAAGGCTATGGTATGTTTATTTGGGACTTACCATCACTGCAGGTTTATTATATTTTATAGGGGGGATGACTTTTTACGATGCTGTCAATCATGCTTTGACAACGATGGCTACGGGTGGATTTTCTACCAAAAATGCCAGTATGGCATATTATACATCTCCGTTTATCCAATATACAGCAATACTTTTTATGTTTTTGGCGGGCACAAATTTCACAGTCATTTATTTTGGCCTGACGGGCAAGTTTGAACGGGTATGGAAATCTGATGAGTTTAAAGCTTACGCAACCGTAATTTTGGTCTTTGCTATACTCCTTTCCTTTCCAATTTTCCATTATTCAGATCAAAACTATGAAAAGGCATTTAGAGATACGCTTTTCCAGGTAGTTTCATTGATTACAACGACAGGGTATGTCACGGCCGATTATACATCCTATCATATTGGTCTTACTTTGGTTTTCTTTATGTTGTTGTTTTTTGGAGGTTCGGCGGGTTCTACCAGCGGTGGAATAAAATTTGTCAGACACCTTACTTTTGTCAAAAATTCCTGGTTGGAATTCAAAAGAATTGTACATCCGAGGGCAGTTGTCCCACTCAAAATAAACGGAGATAGAGTCACAGGAAAAATCATTACCCACATTATGAATTTTCTTTTGATTTATCTCATGATTTTTGTGTTGGGTTCAATTGTAATGGCGCTGATGGGATATGATATTCTGACTTCTTTTGGTGCTGTAGCCACATGCCTTGGAAACGTAGGTCCTGCGATTGGAAAAGTTGGGCCAATGGATAATTTTTCGTTCTTCAGTGGACCCGCCAAAATCTTCCTTTCCTTTCTGATGCTTCTGGGAAGACTAGAACTTTTTACTATCCTGATTTTGTTCACCCCGTATTTTTGGAGGGCGAATTAA
- the trkA gene encoding Trk system potassium transporter TrkA — MAMNIVIAGAGDMGYHLARQLSFENKDIILIDLDKDALDYASSHLDVMTIMGDATSLEILKSANVREAHMFMAVTTSEKTNLLAATLAKQLGANRVIARVRNHDYLNPENEIYFKNIGIDNIISPSMLCSGEIFNMVKNSTFTDVFEFEGGKLNVVGITLDQFSTMVNKRISDMRENPIFEDIKIIAIVRDQMTIIPRGNTIIRNNDHVFFISNKKAVESIIELLGQRKVTIKNIMIIGGDDLAYTTARKLEDEYRVTLIHKDKERCKWLSERLDNTLVINGDYKNIELLIEEGLEEMEAFISLTESSETNIITSLSAKNHGVYKTIAHVDTREYIHISHSIGVDSLINKKLVAANQVTRFLRKGNVEAISGIYGVDAEFIQYVITKTNRVTKKALKDLHFPDSAIVAGVIRGEKVFIPDGDFVLQLNDKAIVMALPEAKIPLEKLFH; from the coding sequence ATGGCAATGAATATCGTCATAGCTGGAGCGGGAGATATGGGGTACCATTTGGCCCGACAGCTAAGTTTTGAAAATAAAGACATCATCCTGATTGATTTGGATAAAGATGCTCTTGACTATGCCTCTTCACATTTGGATGTCATGACCATTATGGGTGATGCCACTTCTCTGGAAATACTCAAGAGCGCCAATGTCAGAGAAGCCCATATGTTTATGGCGGTGACTACGTCTGAAAAAACCAATTTGCTGGCTGCTACTCTAGCGAAGCAACTAGGCGCCAACAGGGTGATTGCAAGGGTGAGAAACCATGATTACTTGAATCCGGAAAACGAAATTTATTTCAAGAATATCGGAATCGACAATATCATTTCCCCCAGTATGCTCTGCAGTGGGGAGATTTTTAATATGGTTAAAAATTCCACCTTTACCGATGTTTTTGAGTTCGAAGGCGGAAAATTGAATGTTGTGGGAATCACCTTGGATCAATTCAGTACGATGGTCAATAAAAGAATCTCAGATATGAGAGAAAACCCGATTTTTGAAGATATCAAAATCATTGCTATAGTCAGGGATCAGATGACCATTATTCCGAGAGGAAATACCATCATCAGAAATAATGACCATGTATTTTTCATTTCAAACAAGAAAGCAGTAGAGTCAATCATCGAACTATTGGGCCAAAGAAAAGTCACCATCAAAAATATCATGATTATTGGTGGAGATGACTTGGCATACACCACAGCCCGAAAACTTGAGGACGAATATCGGGTCACCTTGATACATAAAGACAAAGAAAGATGTAAATGGCTTTCGGAAAGATTGGACAATACACTGGTAATCAATGGAGACTATAAAAATATTGAACTTTTGATTGAAGAGGGTTTGGAAGAAATGGAGGCCTTTATTTCATTGACTGAATCTTCTGAAACAAATATCATCACCTCCCTGAGTGCCAAAAACCATGGTGTATATAAAACCATCGCTCATGTAGATACAAGAGAATACATTCATATTTCCCATAGTATCGGTGTGGATTCATTGATCAACAAAAAACTTGTTGCAGCCAATCAGGTAACAAGATTTTTAAGAAAAGGGAATGTGGAAGCTATTTCAGGTATATATGGTGTTGACGCGGAATTTATCCAATATGTGATCACCAAAACCAATAGGGTGACCAAGAAAGCCTTGAAAGACCTGCATTTCCCTGATTCTGCAATAGTAGCAGGAGTTATCCGAGGGGAGAAGGTTTTTATTCCAGATGGAGATTTTGTTTTACAGCTGAATGACAAAGCAATCGTAATGGCACTACCTGAGGCAAAAATTCCATTAGAGAAACTGTTCCATTAA
- a CDS encoding tetratricopeptide repeat protein has translation MIKLNLSFFFLIFPLVAHSQMIYDVDSEVRENSIVINKVAMEMIEDENYEKAANLMELVIKDDPTFHPAYLNFYRAGSQVASKKEKVIQTLREGLKIFEEDDEMSYYLGNILQRENRIEEAIKAYSDAIDYSKINGEDYPLVWAYHFNRGNCFLKSNQFNKAIPDYSYALSLSPDNPDILTNRGFCYYKTKQKSEACLDWNEAVRFGNKNSSKYIQSFCQ, from the coding sequence ATGATCAAACTCAATCTTTCCTTTTTCTTTTTGATTTTTCCTTTGGTTGCACATTCTCAGATGATTTATGATGTGGATTCTGAGGTCAGAGAAAACTCCATAGTCATCAATAAGGTAGCCATGGAGATGATTGAAGACGAAAACTACGAAAAGGCAGCAAATTTAATGGAATTGGTCATTAAGGATGACCCCACTTTTCATCCGGCCTATCTGAATTTTTATAGGGCGGGAAGTCAGGTAGCATCAAAAAAAGAAAAAGTAATCCAAACGCTGAGGGAAGGGCTCAAGATTTTTGAGGAAGATGATGAGATGTCGTATTATTTGGGGAATATCCTTCAAAGAGAAAATAGGATTGAAGAAGCTATTAAGGCTTACTCTGATGCCATTGATTATAGTAAAATAAATGGGGAAGATTATCCTTTGGTCTGGGCTTATCATTTTAACAGGGGCAACTGTTTCCTAAAATCCAATCAGTTTAATAAAGCTATTCCGGATTATAGCTATGCTTTGAGTTTGAGCCCGGATAATCCTGATATTCTGACCAATAGGGGTTTTTGTTATTATAAAACAAAACAGAAATCTGAAGCTTGTTTGGATTGGAATGAAGCAGTAAGATTTGGCAACAAAAATTCCAGCAAGTATATACAGTCGTTTTGCCAATAA
- a CDS encoding DNA recombination protein RmuC, with product MYNDLLLISLLFLQFLLIIYLVFQSRSKDNSAGEREKELLALKSEIGQQMQANRTEIQSGLLQQFGLLFDSLRANSKEQSEVLKDFGKLFRENVKEFNDLQREKFQDLIFKQERMLASTEERLDKMRETVDEKLQKTLEARLGQSFELVSKQLLAVQKGLGEMQHLATGVGDLKRVLSNVKSRGVLGEYQLQGILENVLSPDQYAFNVAVKSGNAERVEFAIKMPGSQEDGPVYLPIDAKFPQETYSRLLDAYDVGDKVLIELARQELFKAIKKAAMDISQKYLHPPHTTDFALLFLPMESLYAEIVRDPALAQSLQRDYKVVVTGPTTLAAMLNSLQMGFRTLAIQQRSSEVWKVLGAVKSEFSKFGDLISKAQKKILEGHNDLDVLVGTRTRVIQRKLKEVEELPEEEGKKLLD from the coding sequence ATGTACAATGACCTTTTATTGATTTCCTTACTTTTTCTTCAATTTTTGTTGATTATCTATCTGGTTTTTCAGAGCCGGAGTAAAGACAATTCCGCGGGTGAAAGGGAAAAGGAACTTTTAGCCTTAAAAAGTGAAATCGGACAACAGATGCAAGCCAATAGAACTGAGATCCAATCAGGACTTTTGCAGCAATTTGGTTTGTTGTTCGATTCTTTACGGGCCAATTCCAAAGAGCAGTCTGAGGTTTTGAAGGATTTTGGAAAACTTTTCCGCGAAAATGTCAAGGAATTCAATGATCTGCAGCGGGAAAAATTTCAGGATTTGATATTTAAGCAGGAACGCATGTTGGCCTCTACGGAAGAGCGCTTGGACAAAATGCGTGAGACGGTAGATGAAAAATTACAAAAGACCTTGGAAGCCAGATTGGGACAATCTTTTGAACTTGTCAGCAAACAGCTATTGGCTGTTCAGAAAGGCTTGGGTGAAATGCAACATTTGGCTACAGGAGTAGGGGACTTAAAGCGGGTTTTGAGTAACGTTAAAAGCAGGGGAGTTTTGGGTGAGTACCAATTGCAGGGAATATTGGAAAATGTGCTCTCACCGGATCAATATGCCTTTAACGTCGCTGTAAAAAGCGGGAACGCTGAGAGGGTGGAGTTTGCCATCAAAATGCCCGGAAGTCAGGAAGATGGGCCTGTGTATCTTCCCATTGACGCCAAATTTCCTCAGGAGACCTATTCCAGATTATTGGATGCTTATGATGTGGGGGATAAGGTTTTGATTGAATTGGCAAGACAGGAATTGTTCAAAGCCATCAAAAAAGCAGCAATGGACATCAGTCAAAAGTACCTGCACCCACCACATACCACAGATTTCGCGCTTTTATTCTTACCTATGGAAAGTCTATATGCAGAGATTGTCAGGGACCCTGCTTTGGCCCAGTCCTTACAACGGGATTATAAGGTAGTAGTTACCGGCCCCACTACTTTGGCAGCCATGTTGAACAGCCTACAAATGGGATTCAGGACCTTGGCCATCCAACAGAGAAGTTCTGAGGTATGGAAAGTTTTGGGAGCAGTGAAAAGTGAGTTTTCCAAATTCGGGGATCTTATCAGCAAAGCCCAAAAGAAAATTTTAGAAGGCCACAATGACCTTGATGTATTGGTCGGTACAAGAACCAGGGTAATCCAAAGAAAACTCAAAGAAGTAGAGGAACTACCTGAGGAAGAGGGTAAAAAACTATTGGACTAA